One window from the genome of Synechococcus sp. PROS-7-1 encodes:
- a CDS encoding DUF1825 family protein, which translates to MAFFDSEIVQEEAKRLFGDYQQLMQLGSDYGKFDREGKKKFIDTMEELMERYRVFMKRFELSEDFQAKLTVEQLRTQLGQFGITPEQMFEQMHGTLERMKSQLEQPPS; encoded by the coding sequence ATGGCGTTCTTCGACTCCGAAATCGTGCAGGAGGAGGCCAAGCGGCTGTTCGGCGATTACCAGCAACTGATGCAGCTGGGCTCGGATTACGGCAAGTTCGACCGGGAGGGCAAGAAGAAATTCATCGACACGATGGAGGAGCTGATGGAGCGCTACCGCGTGTTCATGAAGCGTTTCGAGCTCTCGGAAGACTTCCAGGCCAAGCTCACGGTGGAGCAGCTGCGCACCCAGCTGGGGCAATTCGGCATCACGCCGGAACAGATGTTCGAGCAGATGCACGGCACGCTGGAGCGGATGAAAAGTCAGCTGGAGCAGCCCCCCAGCTGA
- the tyrS gene encoding tyrosine--tRNA ligase, with protein sequence MAPTPSLPAWLSRGMADLFPAGDPADADQALAARLAHAETQGRPLRVKLGIDPTGSSIHLGHSILFRKLRAFQDAGHTAVLIIGDFTARIGDPTGKSDTRVQLTAEQVDANAATYLAQLGQGQPKDTALLDFETPGRLEVRRNSEWLEGLDLPQVIALLGTATVGQMLAKDDFSKRYGSGTPIALHEFLYPLLQGYDSVAVNADVELGGTDQKFNVAMGRDLQRHFGKGTQFGLLLPILVGLDGVQKMSKSLGNTVGLEEDPLSMYSKLEKVGDGAIDDYVTLLTDLDLAALPENPREKQKAMALAVTASRHGMEAATKAQADAASLVGGAGDAAAEVPEASLAQVNFPAKAFYLLSAVGICASSSDARRQIKGGAVRLEGEKITDPNQEFATAAELEGKVLQLGKKTFRRLTA encoded by the coding sequence ATGGCCCCGACCCCGTCCTTGCCGGCCTGGCTGTCGCGCGGCATGGCCGATCTCTTTCCTGCGGGAGACCCCGCTGATGCAGATCAGGCCCTGGCGGCACGCTTGGCGCATGCGGAGACGCAGGGCCGGCCGCTGCGGGTGAAATTGGGCATCGACCCCACCGGCAGCAGCATTCATCTTGGCCACAGCATCTTGTTCCGCAAGCTGCGGGCCTTCCAGGATGCGGGCCATACGGCGGTGCTGATCATCGGGGATTTCACGGCACGCATCGGTGATCCCACCGGCAAAAGCGACACCCGGGTGCAGCTCACGGCTGAGCAGGTGGACGCCAATGCCGCCACCTATCTCGCCCAGCTGGGCCAGGGGCAACCGAAGGACACGGCCCTGCTGGATTTCGAGACCCCCGGCCGTTTGGAGGTGCGCCGCAACAGCGAATGGCTGGAGGGTTTGGATCTGCCTCAGGTGATCGCTCTGCTGGGGACGGCCACCGTGGGCCAGATGTTGGCCAAGGACGACTTTTCCAAGCGCTACGGCAGCGGCACGCCCATTGCCCTGCATGAGTTTCTCTATCCGCTGTTGCAGGGCTACGACTCGGTGGCGGTGAACGCCGATGTGGAGCTGGGCGGCACCGACCAGAAGTTCAATGTGGCCATGGGCCGCGATCTGCAACGCCATTTCGGCAAGGGGACGCAGTTCGGGTTGCTCTTGCCGATCCTGGTGGGTCTCGATGGGGTGCAGAAGATGAGCAAGAGCCTCGGCAACACCGTGGGTTTGGAGGAGGATCCCCTCTCGATGTACTCCAAGCTCGAAAAGGTGGGCGACGGGGCGATCGACGACTACGTGACCTTGCTCACCGACCTGGATCTGGCGGCGTTGCCGGAGAACCCACGCGAGAAGCAGAAGGCGATGGCTCTAGCGGTAACCGCCAGCCGCCATGGGATGGAGGCCGCCACCAAGGCTCAGGCCGATGCCGCCAGCCTGGTGGGCGGAGCGGGGGATGCAGCGGCGGAGGTGCCGGAGGCGTCGCTGGCGCAGGTGAACTTCCCAGCCAAGGCCTTCTATCTGCTCAGCGCGGTGGGCATCTGCGCCAGCAGCAGCGATGCGCGCCGTCAGATCAAGGGTGGCGCCGTGCGCTTGGAAGGAGAGAAGATCACCGACCCCAACCAGGAGTTCGCCAC
- a CDS encoding response regulator transcription factor: MDLSSRIPSLQQQSRQGHSLLRRSQTAIATADPVLLASWTIWFEGQGPLVAACTSEDDCLSNIQSHAATLLLCTDLLESGSGISLVRRALAVQPELKALILLHRPIARTILDAIEAGCHGICAVQSAGTGAVAAALTAVDSDGQYLDPLISGVLHHSRLPSSGQSLPLQELTMREEDVLRGLCRGMSNEEIANDLLVSMETVKSHVSSLLRKLPAKDRTAAVVTAFREGLVQVPARPPRWT; this comes from the coding sequence ATGGATCTCAGCTCACGGATCCCCTCTCTGCAACAGCAATCCCGCCAGGGTCACAGCCTGCTGCGGCGCAGCCAAACCGCCATCGCCACCGCCGACCCTGTGCTGCTCGCCAGCTGGACGATCTGGTTCGAAGGTCAGGGGCCTTTGGTGGCCGCCTGCACCAGCGAAGACGACTGCCTCAGCAACATTCAGAGCCACGCAGCCACCCTGCTGCTGTGCACCGATCTGCTGGAGAGCGGCAGCGGCATCAGCCTGGTGCGGCGCGCCCTTGCTGTTCAGCCCGAGCTCAAGGCCCTGATCCTGCTGCACAGGCCGATCGCCCGCACGATCCTGGACGCGATCGAGGCCGGATGCCATGGCATCTGCGCCGTTCAGAGCGCCGGCACCGGAGCGGTGGCCGCCGCCCTCACCGCGGTCGACAGCGATGGGCAATACCTCGATCCGTTGATCAGCGGTGTGCTCCACCACAGCCGGCTTCCCAGCAGCGGCCAGTCCCTGCCCCTGCAGGAACTCACGATGCGTGAGGAAGACGTGCTGCGCGGGTTGTGCCGCGGCATGAGCAATGAGGAGATCGCCAACGACCTGCTGGTGTCCATGGAGACCGTAAAAAGTCACGTGAGCAGCCTGCTGCGCAAGCTGCCGGCCAAAGACCGCACCGCGGCGGTGGTGACCGCCTTTCGTGAGGGGCTCGTGCAGGTTCCCGCCAGACCGCCCCGCTGGACCTAG